The region TATGAAACATTTACTTAATATCTACAAATGTAATAGGGCTGTTTTCCACAATGGCATAACAGCTGTAATTACAGATTCAGCACTTACAGCACGTTTGATAgcacaataaatattattgctgGGGGAGAAAACtcttttcagtttctcttggtTTCAGAGAAGAAAATGGCCTAAAATGTTCTCTAATGAGAAAACTggaaaatgcaaaaattcatttatttcgacaCACGTGTTTGGTCTCCCTTGCTCTCACAGGGGAACAAAGTCAAAAATGTAACTGcttcattaattttaataactgCACTTGTTCCATTCCCGCAGTTTAGATGAATGTCCTTCCTTCACCATATTATCGATGGATACACTTACGTACACAcaaaaaatgaccagctctcatTTGGCTTGATGGCTCAAATGGTAAGAGCACTGCACAggtattgcagaggtcatggcttTGAATCCCGGTTAAGGACGGactgcctactattgttattgcgcatacgttctgcgcatgatctccagatactcggatttcctatcgccgatgcttactaatacagggatatttttgcgcggtttaaaactatccggaaaaagtacatcttagtaagtactcttggtattcaaaaagaaaattgggggtaaccatgcatttttgagagataatcaagtttcaatttgagaaagaacgccatacattgctttgtattttacagctttttacaaatattattcatgaattatctttgaaaaatgcgtggttaccaccaattttctttttggatatcaataacacttgttaagatctacatttcctgcataataacACAcctgggcaaaaatatctttaattagtagtcaccgtccttaagacTGACCATTTCAGGTCTTCCTTTTGTTACTGCTATTTAAGTAgcgaggccctattaggggttatcgggatacgggatatttgggtaaaaaattatagggatacgggatatttgggcggaaaattaaGGGGGTTCgggttattttttaaaagattctgggatatcgtagttatcattttttaaaagaatcaaataagaattaacaggatacgggatattttggccaaaaattaatgggatacgggatactcagaccccccctaatggggcctcagtAGCGTTCATAACTGTCACGATAACAGAACTTTAAACTAGTAAATGAAACGGTAGCAAAAACCCAATGAAAGACTCCACGCTTGAAATCATTTATACCCATTCACAGTTCCAATACAGGGTTTCATGTATTTTTCACTAAACCACAAATTCCAACAACTTTACAACTGCTCTTCAGTCACTGAGATAATCCTTTGCTTAGAATTAAATCACAACCTTACTTACACAGTGATGATAAGATTGCAACATGTCAAAGGCAATAgttggcaaatttaaattaatgtCAAGTATGAAAAGTTCTAAATTTTTCTTAATTTACATAGTTTAATTTaaccaaaataattaataaaagaaaactgcCTTAATTTATTCAGCAGAACATGAAGGTGAAATAATGCCTTGATAATGATCTAAAGTGTGCATCTGTGCATTTTCCATTTCTCCGAAAACCATGCAACCACCCCCTGAGATGCATACCACTAGAAACATGACAACACACCCTACTTCATTCATTTTTCTCCCTTGTTGTTAAAAGTACACGTATTGCCATTAACCATTGCAATGGCTGAAATAACGTGAGCTGTACAGTGTACACAGCATCAGTTTCTGCTCTCCTCTTAGATTCATGTACTAAAGGTCATATTCTGCATATGACAAAAGCTCACGGGAAGACATTAAATTACCTTTCAACACTAGCACTGATTACCACTGACTCCCCCACCCTAAAACAAATACATTACCATACGTTACGCACATTGTTAGGGCTATAGGCATCCACAACATTAAAAATACATGCCTGACCCCTGCTCGATGTTAGCAACACCAGCATTATTATGTAACTTGTGGAAGAGATGCCAATGGTTGAGGCACTTTATGCCAAACAATTAGTGAACTCTGAGTCATTCTTATTTGGAACCCTCTTGGTCAAAATAATTTACCCAGCATGTATACTCAAGGAATTACCTCATTCTTGAGTGTCTCCCATACAGAATCTTTGTTTTTACATTCTTCACTGATGCTCAGTCTCAAGTAAATATTGACCCCTCCAATGActggcaaaataaaaaaaaattgagtgaGCCATAGGTAACCCTAATCAATTTTGCCACTTAATTATAAATAACATTATTAAGCAAGGATGGGCCGGATATTAGGTCAAGATACATTACAAATAACCTCATGCACAGAGGCACACAGCGAAACTACTCACGAGTTTATTATTGCATGTACTTTatagaaaaaatgaaatttttcttTTGGCCACTAATTAGGGCATGGGGTTGTAAAGCACGCTTcattaaaatttcaattggTGGAAGCTTTTATTAGTTGCTTGACACTTAATTCACTTTGTAGACTAGTacaatatccaccactattattttccattttgttgaaacaaatttgttaaaaattaACTGTAAAATACTCAttaatttttacaaaatgtGCTACTTATAAAAATAATGCTATAATTTATAAACCTACTGCATTTATGTCTTTCATATAGACGAGACCAATAAATTGAAGCAACATTATGACAAGGAAAACAGTATTAATAAACATTATACAGTGACAGTAAACCATAAACATGGGATCAGATGTTACACTTATCTAGTAGTATTAATTGTTACAGACTAAGTGTCATAGGGATCAGCAAGGATCGTAAGAAGAAACCTTGAAGTCTGAGCTTGCTTTTTGCCACCAGATAACAGCTGCCTTAAATTGCTAGTACACTAAGTGTTGCCATCTTTGCTGTGAATCATAGAAATCATAATACCGGTATATGTTGGAAGTCTGAGGGTTGAAGAGAAAACAGAATAGGCAGGGGATCTTATAAGGTAATGGGTGGTGGCTGGCTGATCAATGAAATTTCTGCCAAATGATAGTAATAATGCAAAGGGTAaccagtacatgtatgtacagaCACAACCTTAACACATACAATTATTACGGTGTTGCCATGTATGGGCAAGGAGAGTAAATTCACAACCCCTGCAAGTACCTAACTGCCATTAATAGCCATTAAAGATAAAAGTATATTGTACAGATATGCCACTTACAAACAACAGTAGTTGCTGAATCACTTCCCAGATAGTTGCTTGCGTTACAGATGTACGTAGTACGTGCAGTCTTCACTTTGGAAATATTAAGGTACTGTTTATCACAAACATGATTTGGCAGATTACAAGGAGTCCAAGAAATTGTGGGTGTTGGATTTCCATCTACTGCGCAGGTAAGTGATACGTTCTGCTCACGGCCAACATAGAATTTTTTTGGAAGTGAAATCTTAGGACGAACTGTcaagaatgaaagaaataataattatgtttttaGAGTCCACCTCTCCTCTTTTAACTCTATTCCTCCATTAATATCACCCACAATAATATATGTACATTGTGAGCCACCTGCCTGGTTCAGGAAggcagaaaaaaaagagaaaacatcaTGTACATCATACTATGTGCAGTGCAAGGTTTTTGCTATTTAACATGATTTTACTACCTTCAGTGTATATGGATTGACAGATTGCtgcaaatattattttgaataGCATGAGAAAAATGCACCACAGAACATGAACTGTGCATTCTAAATAACCCAAATTGCAACACATACTGAAAGAATGCTCCTCCCTCCCTTCACCAGATCCTTCAAGAAATGTGCACCTTCACACATTTGTAGTGCCTTCTCTGCCTTTGCTTTGAATTTTGCCAACTACAGTACATGCATTCTTATTATAATAGTAAAATCCTTGATAAGGGGATccagggttctccttatcagcCGGTAACCAGTAAAAGTTACctcttgtaagagcacttacatgtattaccgcctgcaaacgctcagaagtcacttatcctttgcagaacgtccaacattaaccaattgctttaccagtttgaaaaggtgccatacctTTTGCGccgaaaactagggagaaccctggGATCCAAACTTCATGAAAATGAGGATCTTAATGAATATTTGTTACTTTAATTAAGTTGTAAAATTCATGTTTGAGTCTTTTAAGTATAAATTAAAGTGGCTTAATATCTTCCTTTCAAACACAGCAAAACAAGCTCCAAAGCACTTTCAAAAGATCCCcttattttgttcatttgctGCATATTACACATTACACTGTTACAGTTAGTTCCTTGTTTCTGAATAAAGTTCCCAGACTAAATGTTTAGCCAATCAGGCAACACATTCTTATAACCAACTTCCAGAAAGCAAATTCATGAACTTGTAGTATACATGTAGTATAACAACAATTATCATGATTTTTTCAAAGCTTTGCATACATGAAGGTGTCAGAAATTATTGAAATTCCCATGAGGGATGTAAGCCATATTTATAGCCACATTCTTCACATTACAATACACAATATTAATACATACTTGACCACTCctcacaggggcttttcagggccaatgcaGTTTAACCATGAGATTATGAATAAGGTGTAGTACTAAATGTTTGGATTGAccccaataattattataatgcatgctgatttcaattaacatcacaaaatgtcccccaaatgctgctcctcaagtcaaaagataaacagctgcatttagcctaagctaaaaataacactaACCTTTACTGTCACCTCATTGTTGAAAATAGACAAAAGGGCattttgtgttggatgtcaaaattatgTGTACAGCAGTAAGTAGGGTCAATTACAGCTAGACATAAGTGAATGTTCGTGGTGCATCACACATTGTAAGTCCATGAAAAGACTTTGACCACTTATAAACTTGCTTGAAATGGACTGTACAATGCAAAGCTCAAAAAACTCTGTCACTCACACAGAACAATAATAGAGACATCTTTGGTCAGAGGAGTTCCAACACCATTAGCAGCTGTGCACCTGTACTCTCCTGCATCCTTTCTACCAGTGATGTGCAAAGGCATGGTGACTTCAGTATTATCAGAGAGTCTTGTCCAGGTAATTGTTGGTTCTGGTTTACCATTAGCTGAACAGTTCAAAGTCAAGTTAGCAGGTGCTGTTATGTTTAGGTCGCTTGAGGCACTGATATTGCTTGGAGGATCTACGAAATAAGATCATTAGAGCCTTAAAATAAGATTCTTGAAAGCAAGAAAACCAAGCCagtaaaagcaaaaaaactgtTGCAATGCTCTTTCATTCAAATCAAAACATCTAAATAAGAATATGTAGTTTGACATGCAGTtagagaaaaatgaaagaatggCCTCTTTGGTTTTGATGTatctctttttctttcagaGATATTAGAACTTTAATTTGTGTTACGCAAATTACCAAattgatgacatcatcagtGGTTCTATGGAAGATGGATCACAAAATCAAGAATAATATCTCTGGAAAGATAACAGTGATATTATTGAAACTAAGGCAACCCTTAAGAAAGGTGCAATACAGTGCAGAGTATGAAATAACCATTGCAACACTTTTGGCTCCAGTCCCTTCTTGTAGTATCTCTGAGATCACGAAAGACAGACAGACGTCCTGCTCATAACACACATGGAGCTCATGTTGCTGTAAGGTCTCTTAACAACTCATTGACAGCAAATGATGTTTGGTTAAGACAGAAAGTGGGAGCACCAGTTTAGCACGAACTTGATCTGGAAGCAATTGTTGCTATGGCAACTGTAAAATGTCATTTTATGCATTCACTCATGTACACTGCCGGTGTCAAGTTTGATTTTTTGCCTTTGGAACCACTGATGACCTCATCAGTTTTTTCTCAAACACTTTTAAataatatctctggaacgataAGAGATAATTTATAAATCAAATATGAAAACACcaagtttcttttcttcaaaaagtcTTTCAAATACGCTTTGGTGATTTCTTATTTCATAGGCACTTCAATAGATTAGTTTTGGTGCATACAGTGCCACTTTCATTGAAATGCATGTACATCTTGACGGGCGGTTTAAAAGGCAGtagagcaaaaatatgacaaaattccaaagaatttcaaaccaaaTAGTCTACACATgctaaaaaacaaaactgagtgAGCATTAATTGTGCGGTATCAAAGAATTATCAATGCTAAAAATTGAGATTGTACCTTCTAGCAAAATTTCTTATTGGGCAAGGAAAAATTGGCCACAGGCTTGATGCAGCACAGGGCCCCCACACAATCTGTTAGTGTAACcatttgtaattttataataaatgtattggatTCACCGTTTGCTTCTTCTGTAGTAATACATCGATAAGTATGTGTATGGCCTAACGCTAAATAAACACTGTATTGCATTACATGCAGTGTACTTAAGTGTCCTTCCTTTGCTTCAGAAGTGGTATTTTGCACgatttggaaaattttgaattcaCTGTTTACTGTGCCTCTCAATAGAAGGACATGGGTGGAACAGTATTTCTTTTTGCTGGAATGGCGGGCGATTTTTTCCCAGAAAATCGCAACGCTCCACTTTGAAACTTCCCAGGAAAATGGCCTAAAGATTCATGCTTCTTCGAGCGAGAAGTACCAGAAAAAGTGTGAATCTTTTGGCCATTCTCCTGCAAAGTTTCAAAGTGGAGCAATGCGATATTCCCAGGAAAAATCGTCCAGTGCTGGAGCCATTCAAAAATTAGCTTCCACCATTGTCCTTCTATTGAGAGGCACAGTAAACAGCGAACTCGAGATCTTCAAAATCGTTTAAAATACCACTTCTGAGGCGAAAGAATGACAGTACaccacaggtaaggtaattAATACAACGTTTATTTAGCATTTGTCCATGCATATAATTATCGATATATCACTACAGAAGAAGCAAACAGTAAatgtaaataaagagttttgtCAAGGTTGCTGCCTAGTAAACATACAGTCGCCTGGTCACCTGGGGCACCTTATTTGCGAGCGCGGGGAAACAAATTTCTGTACTTGTAAGTAGCCTAAACGGGCCCCTTACATGATTCAttctcactttcttgtaaatacaatcccagctggaattaattaattctgggctcttgagaAAAATTactcgggctactaactttcAATGATTGTTGGAAGCCCTAAAGGCTTCCGGAAAATTTTATTAGGCAGCAGcatgtttttaattaataatttacaGAAAGCTATCATTTATTCATAAATGTTAAAATGGGAAGCATTAAAAACTTTTTCAAAccagaaacaaaatttaataaaccacaaaataattttgtaattatcaaAGTAAGCAATGTAGTTTAAATATACAAGCTGTCAAGGCAGTAAAGTAAACATATGACACACTTACCAAGAACTGTCAAATTCATCACCAGCTCAGCAAAGACATTGCCCAAACTGTCTTTAACATATCGAATCTTGTATTGTCCTTCATCATCTATCTTCACATCATTAATATGCAAAGTAACTGAGTCTGTCTTATGATTTTTATCAATCACAATATGTGGAGATAATGGCTCTTGGTAGACAAGAGAATTGGGTGCAAGGGCAGAAATAAATGTTTTGGAAGCAATCCGATCAAACGCCAGGGATGAAAGATTGAACTTGAACCACTGAATCACGAAAAAACTCTGACTGTTGGTCTGTTCATCAGCGGTGAGAGAGTAACTCCATGTAAGCACCACATTATTTCCCTTCCTTGCTTCTGTTGGGTTGTTAGGCTGTCCTGTCCATGTCAGCGAGTCTGCAACATGGATTTCCCCAGTAAGTAAATAATTATATGCATgaaatataattattaattgcACATACTACGCCTCTCTCATTTTGATCACAGGCATCAAAA is a window of Montipora capricornis isolate CH-2021 chromosome 13, ASM3666992v2, whole genome shotgun sequence DNA encoding:
- the LOC138029778 gene encoding uncharacterized protein, with amino-acid sequence MNLTVLDPPSNISASSDLNITAPANLTLNCSANGKPEPTITWTRLSDNTEVTMPLHITGRKDAGEYRCTAANGVGTPLTKDVSIIVLFRPKISLPKKFYVGREQNVSLTCAVDGNPTPTISWTPCNLPNHVCDKQYLNISKVKTARTTYICNASNYLGSDSATTVVFIGGVNIYLRLSISEECKNKDSVWETLKNELDKVFAQEQTYIEAELIDASCGSLIFVLVLKFNPEIAEDDIISTIKSAAVDGKLGELTVNTSSIIGIPPVILHVSTTTASTTTTPESYHDSGNIWIIVGAVSAAVALVLIIAVIVWCTCVRKKKCSNETKEISDGNDAGQGRIPMDMRQHSIGNYWSSCSNHRCSNTGHSLATQKARLII